The following proteins are co-located in the Pseudomonas antarctica genome:
- a CDS encoding MurR/RpiR family transcriptional regulator has product MRNLLEQIRNRLEELNKAEKKVAEVILLNPQQATRFSIAALAQAASVSEPTVNRFCRSFGVSGYPELKLQLAQSLASGAAYVSRAVEADDNPEAYTQKIFGSAIASLDSACQALDPALISKAVDLLIQARQIHFFGLGASAPVAMDALHKFFRFNLSVTAHADVLMQRMIASVAHTGELFVIISYTGRTRELVEVARIARENGASVLGVTAENSPLAKASTVSLNIPLPEDTDIYMPMTSRIIQLTVLDVLATGMTLRRGVDFQPHLRKIKESLNDSRYPVGDEFN; this is encoded by the coding sequence AATCCGGAACCGCCTCGAAGAATTGAACAAGGCTGAGAAAAAAGTCGCCGAGGTCATCCTGCTCAACCCGCAGCAGGCGACCCGCTTCTCTATCGCAGCCCTCGCCCAAGCCGCCTCGGTCAGTGAACCGACGGTCAACCGTTTCTGCCGTTCGTTCGGTGTCAGCGGTTACCCTGAACTTAAATTGCAGCTGGCGCAAAGTTTGGCCAGCGGTGCGGCGTATGTCAGCCGCGCCGTGGAAGCCGATGATAACCCTGAGGCCTACACGCAGAAGATCTTTGGCAGCGCCATTGCCTCGCTGGACAGCGCCTGTCAGGCCCTGGACCCGGCCCTGATCAGCAAGGCCGTGGACCTGTTGATTCAGGCGCGGCAGATCCACTTCTTCGGCCTGGGCGCGTCGGCGCCGGTCGCCATGGATGCGCTGCACAAGTTTTTCCGCTTCAATCTGTCCGTCACCGCCCATGCCGACGTACTGATGCAACGCATGATCGCGTCGGTGGCGCATACCGGCGAGCTGTTCGTGATTATTTCCTACACCGGGCGTACCCGTGAGCTGGTGGAAGTGGCGCGTATCGCACGGGAAAACGGCGCCTCGGTGCTGGGCGTCACCGCCGAAAACTCGCCGCTGGCCAAGGCCAGCACGGTGAGCCTGAACATTCCGCTGCCGGAAGACACCGACATCTATATGCCGATGACCTCGCGGATCATTCAGTTGACGGTGCTGGATGTGCTGGCAACGGGCATGACCTTGCGCCGTGGCGTGGATTTCCAGCCGCACTTGCGCAAGATTAAAGAGAGCTTGAATGACAGCCGGTATCCGGTGGGGGATGAG